TCAGATCTACAAATGCGAAATATGCGGCAATATCGTGGAAGTGCTGCACGGGGGCAAGGGCGAGCTGGTCTGCTGCGGCAAGCCCATGAAGCTATATGCCGAGAACACGGTCGACGCCGCCAAGGAGAAACATGTGCCGGTGATCGAGAAGATCGAGGGGGGCTATAAAGTAAAGATCGGCTCGGTGGCCCACCCCATGGAGGAGAAGCATTACATAGAGTGGATCGCCCTGTATGCCAACGGCCGAGCCTACCGTAAATACCTCCAGCCGGGCGACGCCCCGGAAGCGGAATTCCTCTGTCAGGCCCAGGATGTGACCGCCAAGGAATTTTGTAACC
The nucleotide sequence above comes from Candidatus Edwardsbacteria bacterium. Encoded proteins:
- a CDS encoding desulfoferrodoxin encodes the protein MAERNQIYKCEICGNIVEVLHGGKGELVCCGKPMKLYAENTVDAAKEKHVPVIEKIEGGYKVKIGSVAHPMEEKHYIEWIALYANGRAYRKYLQPGDAPEAEFLCQAQDVTAKEFCNLHGLWSAKN